In one Umezawaea sp. Da 62-37 genomic region, the following are encoded:
- a CDS encoding Fur family transcriptional regulator has protein sequence MPDQSPDSRLRAAGLRVTKPRVAIIQVLDSAGVEHEHLTAAQVAERTRTLLGRGLSVQAVYDCLDALSATGVLRRIEPAGHPMLYEARVGDNHHHLVCRACGRTADVDCTTGDAPCLSPSQRSGFVVDEAEITFWGTCPDCAKQAGDRPGPSTHSSTRGA, from the coding sequence ATGCCGGACCAGTCACCGGACTCGAGATTGCGCGCAGCGGGTCTGCGCGTCACCAAGCCGCGCGTGGCCATCATCCAGGTGCTCGACAGCGCCGGAGTCGAGCACGAGCACCTGACGGCCGCGCAGGTGGCCGAACGCACCAGGACCCTGCTGGGGCGGGGGTTGTCGGTCCAGGCCGTGTACGACTGCCTGGACGCGCTCTCCGCCACGGGGGTCCTCCGCCGGATCGAGCCCGCGGGTCACCCGATGCTCTACGAGGCGCGCGTCGGGGACAACCACCACCACCTGGTCTGCCGCGCGTGCGGCAGGACCGCGGACGTGGACTGCACCACGGGTGACGCCCCCTGCCTGTCCCCTTCGCAGCGCTCCGGTTTCGTCGTCGACGAAGCGGAGATCACCTTTTGGGGCACCTGCCCCGATTGCGCGAAGCAGGCCGGTGACCGACCGGGTCCGTCCACGCACTCCAGCACGAGAGGCGCATGA
- a CDS encoding catalase, producing the protein MMTTASSQRPDRDAERSVLTNRQGHTVHDNQNQRTVGARGPATLENYQFLEKISHFDRERIPERVVHARGATAFGFFEAHGTVGGEPISAYTRAKLFQEKGKRTDVAVRFSTVAGGRDSSEVARDPRGFAVKFYTEDGNWDLVGNNLGVFFIRDAIKFPDFIHSQKPDPVTFERQDPNRAFDFLSQTPEALHMVTLVFGPRGIPASYRTQQGFGVNTYKWVNAAGDTKLVKYHWTPKQGVKSYTAADAANVQATDLGSHTRDLYEAIERGEYPEWELSVQLMDDHDHPELAFDPLDDTKVWPEEQFPLRAVGRMVLNRAPENFFAENEQIAFGTGVLVDGLDFSDDKMLVGRTFSYSDTQRYRVGPNYLQLPVNAARTRVATNQRDGQMAYGVDLGEGQNPHVNYEPSILGGLREADHPAHDEQGPEITGRLTRKRIPRTNDYQQAGERYLLSQQWERDDLVANLVDALGQCDRPIQERMVWHLLMAEDELGLRVGEGLGITPDDVRHLEPLATQEFTDEEHARAGNLGKNGPRDVAGREMTHCVPDERVAVER; encoded by the coding sequence ATGATGACCACCGCATCCTCACAACGACCCGACCGCGACGCCGAGCGGTCGGTGCTGACCAACCGCCAGGGGCACACGGTCCACGACAACCAGAACCAGCGCACCGTGGGCGCCCGCGGGCCCGCGACGCTGGAGAACTACCAGTTCCTGGAGAAGATCAGCCACTTCGACCGCGAACGCATCCCCGAACGGGTCGTGCACGCTCGTGGCGCGACCGCGTTCGGCTTCTTCGAAGCCCACGGCACCGTTGGTGGCGAACCGATTTCCGCCTACACCAGGGCGAAGCTGTTCCAGGAGAAGGGCAAGCGCACCGACGTCGCGGTCCGGTTCTCCACCGTGGCGGGCGGCCGGGACTCCTCCGAGGTGGCCCGCGACCCGCGCGGGTTCGCGGTGAAGTTCTACACCGAGGACGGCAACTGGGACCTCGTCGGCAACAACCTGGGTGTCTTCTTCATCCGCGACGCCATCAAGTTCCCGGACTTCATCCACTCGCAGAAGCCGGACCCGGTCACCTTCGAGCGCCAGGACCCCAACCGCGCCTTCGACTTCCTCAGCCAGACACCGGAAGCGCTGCACATGGTCACGCTGGTGTTCGGCCCCAGGGGCATCCCGGCGAGCTACCGCACCCAGCAGGGCTTCGGCGTGAACACCTACAAGTGGGTGAACGCCGCGGGCGACACGAAGCTGGTGAAGTACCACTGGACGCCCAAGCAGGGCGTGAAGTCCTACACCGCCGCGGACGCCGCGAACGTCCAGGCCACCGATCTCGGCTCGCACACCCGCGACCTGTACGAGGCCATCGAGCGCGGCGAGTACCCGGAGTGGGAGCTGTCCGTCCAGCTGATGGACGACCACGACCACCCCGAACTCGCCTTCGACCCGTTGGACGACACCAAGGTGTGGCCCGAGGAGCAGTTCCCGCTGCGGGCGGTGGGGCGCATGGTCCTCAACCGCGCGCCGGAGAACTTCTTCGCCGAGAACGAGCAGATCGCGTTCGGCACGGGCGTCCTGGTCGACGGCCTGGACTTCTCCGACGACAAGATGCTCGTCGGCCGCACGTTCAGCTACAGCGACACCCAGCGCTACCGCGTCGGCCCCAACTACCTGCAACTACCGGTCAACGCCGCGCGGACCAGGGTCGCCACCAACCAGCGCGACGGTCAGATGGCCTACGGCGTGGACCTCGGCGAGGGCCAGAACCCGCACGTCAACTACGAGCCGTCGATCCTGGGCGGCCTGCGGGAGGCCGACCACCCGGCCCACGACGAGCAGGGCCCGGAGATCACCGGCAGGCTGACCCGCAAGCGCATCCCGCGCACCAACGACTACCAGCAGGCCGGTGAGCGCTACCTGCTGTCGCAGCAGTGGGAACGCGACGACCTGGTCGCCAACCTCGTCGACGCGCTCGGCCAGTGCGACCGGCCGATCCAGGAGCGCATGGTGTGGCACCTGCTCATGGCCGAGGACGAACTGGGCCTGCGCGTGGGCGAGGGGTTGGGCATCACGCCCGACGACGTCCGGCACCTGGAACCGCTGGCCACCCAGGAGTTCACCGACGAGGAGCACGCCAGGGCGGGCAACCTCGGCAAGAACGGCCCGCGTGACGTGGCCGGCCGCGAGATGACCCACTGTGTGCCCGACGAACGGGTCGCGGTGGAGCGCTAG
- a CDS encoding GlsB/YeaQ/YmgE family stress response membrane protein, with protein sequence MGILGWIVLGLIAGAIAKAIMPGKDPGGIVITMLIGIVGAILGGFIGRALFNSDINSFFDLSTWLLAILGSLVLLGIYRLVTGRRAHA encoded by the coding sequence GTGGGTATCTTGGGTTGGATCGTTCTGGGTCTCATCGCGGGTGCCATCGCCAAGGCGATCATGCCGGGCAAGGACCCCGGTGGCATCGTCATCACGATGCTGATCGGCATCGTCGGCGCCATCCTCGGCGGCTTCATCGGCCGCGCGCTGTTCAACAGCGACATCAACAGCTTCTTCGACCTGAGCACCTGGCTGCTGGCCATCCTCGGCTCGCTGGTGCTGCTCGGCATCTACCGGCTCGTCACCGGTCGGCGCGCACACGCCTGA
- a CDS encoding ankyrin repeat domain-containing protein — MAEELTDTELDYLRSVLDLARAGDTDRLAEALDAGVPANLTGATGDSLLILAAYHDHPDTVRALLDRGADTGRVNDRGQTALGAAVFRRSAESVTALLAAGADPALGGRSALDIARFFELPEMTALLTADR, encoded by the coding sequence GTGGCAGAAGAACTCACCGACACCGAACTCGACTACCTGCGCTCCGTGCTCGACCTGGCGCGCGCCGGCGACACCGACCGGCTGGCCGAAGCCCTCGACGCGGGTGTGCCCGCCAACCTCACCGGCGCCACGGGCGACTCGCTGCTGATCCTCGCCGCCTACCACGACCACCCCGACACCGTCCGCGCGCTGCTCGACCGCGGCGCGGACACCGGGCGGGTCAACGACCGGGGCCAGACCGCGCTCGGAGCCGCCGTGTTCCGCCGTTCGGCGGAAAGCGTGACGGCGCTGCTCGCCGCGGGCGCCGATCCGGCCCTGGGCGGCCGTTCGGCCCTCGACATCGCGAGGTTCTTCGAACTCCCGGAGATGACGGCCCTGCTCACCGCCGATCGCTGA
- a CDS encoding histidine phosphatase family protein, which translates to MTDLGWVGVVRHGESTGNVAREAAEDAGLDVIDIAERDADVPLSPRGEEQAAAVGRWLAALPGGQRPDVVVYSPYQRTLSTAALAIGEIDYRPVELVDERLRDRELGVLDLLTTRGVANRYPDELIRKQRLGKFYYRPPGGESWADVALRLRALLADLERRHPGARVLLFAHEMTAYLLRYLLEGIAEKELLVIAHDTVVANGSVTSWAREDGGFRLQHEHATEHLREQGVQPTESEDAETDSV; encoded by the coding sequence GTGACGGATCTCGGATGGGTCGGAGTGGTCAGGCACGGCGAGAGCACCGGCAACGTCGCCAGGGAGGCGGCGGAGGACGCCGGGCTCGACGTCATCGACATCGCCGAGCGGGACGCGGACGTGCCGCTGTCCCCGCGCGGCGAGGAGCAGGCGGCGGCCGTGGGGAGGTGGCTGGCCGCACTGCCCGGCGGGCAGCGCCCCGACGTGGTCGTGTACTCGCCCTACCAGCGGACGCTCAGCACCGCGGCGCTCGCGATCGGCGAGATCGACTACCGCCCCGTGGAGCTGGTGGACGAACGTCTGCGCGACCGCGAACTGGGCGTGCTCGACCTGCTCACGACGCGCGGGGTGGCCAACCGCTACCCCGACGAGTTGATCCGCAAGCAGCGGCTCGGCAAGTTCTACTACCGGCCGCCGGGCGGCGAGTCGTGGGCCGACGTGGCCCTTCGGCTGCGGGCGCTCCTGGCGGACCTCGAACGCCGCCACCCCGGCGCGCGGGTGCTGCTGTTCGCCCACGAGATGACCGCCTACCTGCTGCGGTACCTGCTGGAGGGCATCGCGGAGAAGGAACTCCTGGTCATCGCGCACGACACCGTCGTCGCCAACGGGTCGGTGACCTCGTGGGCGCGCGAGGACGGCGGATTCCGCCTGCAGCACGAACACGCCA